A segment of the Allosaccharopolyspora coralli genome:
GTCCTCAGCGAGAACGGTCTGCTCACGACCGTCGGCTACAAGATCGGCAACGCCGCCACCGTGTACTGCCTGGAGGGCTCGATCGCGGTCACCGGTTCGTTGGTGCAGTGGCTACGCGACAACCTCGGCCTGATCGGCTCGGCGCCGGAGATCGAACAGCTCGCCTCCGGTGTGGACGACAACGGTGGCGCCTACTTCGTGCCCGCGTTCTCCGGGCTGTTCGCCCCGCACTGGCGCTCGGACGCACGCGGGGCGATCGTCGGGCTCACCCGCTACGTCAACCGGGGGCACCTCGCGCGCGCCGTGCTGGAGGCGACCGGGTTCCAGACCCGCGAGGTCATCGAGGCGATGAACGCCGACTCCGGTGTCGAGCTGACGTCGCTGAAGGTCGACGGCGGCATGGTCGTCAACGAGCTGCTGATGCAGTTCCAGGCCGACATCCTCGGTGTTCCGGTGATCCGGCCCGTGGTCAACGAGACGACCGCCCTGGGTGCGGCCTATGCGGCAGGGCTCGCGGTCGGGTTCTGGGAGAGCGAGGCAGACATCCGCTCGAACTGGGCGAAGGACAAGCAGTGGGATCCGAAGCTGGCGCAGGACCGGCGCGAAGCCGAGTACCGCCAGTGGCAGAAGGCCGTCACGAAGACCTTCGACTGGGTCGAGTAAGGACCACACACCTCGTCTCGTGAGGCGAACGGCACTTTCGCCTCACGAGACGAGGCGAAAGTGCCGTTCGCTCCATCAACTCAACGAGTGAGCCGCCAGACGACGTCCACGCCGACTTCGGCGGAGGTCACCGGCTGCTGCGGCGGGCTGCGGCGATCGACCTCGGTGAAGCCGAGCCGACGGGGAATCGCGCCACTGGCGATGTTCGCCTCGTCGTGAACGATCTCGACGTGGTCGGCACCGATGCGCCACGCTTCGTCGATCAACGCAGCCACCGCGCGAGTCATCACACCGTGCCCGGTGTGTCGAGGGTGCAGCCAGTAGCCGATCTCGAGCCCGCCCGCGCCGATACGTGCCATGAGCTCACACGCTCCGATGATCGCACCCTGACCGGACAGAATGGCGTAGCTGAAAGCCCGCCCCTCGCGCCAGCATTCGTCGCTTCTCGACAGGAACTCCACCGCCTTGTCGTGCCCGTAACCGTTGGCCCACGCCATCCACGGGGTGAGGTGATCGTGCGACTCGGTGACGACTCGGAGGGCCTCGTCGACGTCGCTGTGTTCCCACCGTCGAAGGTCGACTCCGTCGTGGTGCAACTTCTCGCGCGGCGTGTCCATGCGTCGCCATTGTGCTCGCACCGCCACCGGCGAGCGAACGGTTATCCGAGGCCGTAGCCGTCGGCAGACGACCACGGCCACCCGCTCACGATGCCAACTCGGACTCCAGCACGTCGACAGCCGTGCGGATCCCACCGGAAGCGAGGATCTCCTCCCGCATGGCCGCGACCCTGCGCTGAACGTCCACATCGGACGAGACGTACTCCAACGCCGATCGCAATGCTTCCGGTGTCGCCTCCGGCAACGGAACGTGCTTGCCGAGGCCGAGCTCCTCGACGCGCGCGGCGTTGGCGAACTGCTCGGAGACCCAACCGACACCGATCTGCGGCACACCGCAGTACATCGCCTCCATCGTGCCGCCCATGCCGGAATGCGTGATGAACGCGTCGGCGTGTGTGAGGATCCGCAGCTGCGGCACCCACCGATGTACTTCCACCGTGGATGGAAGCGGTCCGATCTCCTCCGGCTCCACGTGCTTGCCGACCACGAGGACCACGTGCCACCCGGAGTCGGCGAACGCACGCACGCAGTCCCGGAAGAACTCCGGTTTGTTCGTGTAGGCCGAGCCCAGCGAGACGAGCAGAACGGGCCGGTCCTGCGGCGGCTGCCAATCACCCTGGAACGCACGTTCGGTGAGCATCGGCCCGACGAACGTGACGTCGCCCTGTACTCGGTCGGCGTAGTACTGGAAGCTGCGCGGGATGGTCGCCAACGATCGGCTCGGAGTGATCATCGACTCATAGGTCAGCGCCGAACCGTAGGAGTCCAGGAACGCCCGGAAACGGGCCCGGAACTCGGCCATCCCCGGCGCCTGCTCATCGATGCCGAACACGTCCTCGAACCCCTCGAACGGGAGGTGTGTCGGCGACATCGAGAGACTGGGCACGCCCCACTTCTCGGCGAGCACCGGCGCGTGCTGTGCGCCGATGTCGTGGACGACCAGGTCGGGGCGGTCGCCCTCGTACGCGGCGTCGAGCTGCGGCACCACCTGGATCGCCTCGTCGAGGAACATGTTCGACGCCTCGACCATGTCATCGGTCCACTCGTCACCCTTTTCTCCGGTCGGGAGCAGACTGGTGTAGCCGACGTGTTCGGCACCGGCCTCCACGACCTGCGGGGCGAACGCCTTCGGGACGGCGTAGGTGACCCGATGTCCCCGCTCGACGAGTGCGGACACCAGCCCCAGCCCGGGATTGACGTGACCGTGGCCGGGGATGTTCATGAAGGCGATGTGCGCGGGATTCTTGGTGCGGTAGGCGTTCTGCGTGTTCAAGACGAGCTCCGTTCTCGCCGCGACAGGTCAGCGGCGTGTGCAGAAAGGCAAGAAAACAAGCGCGCGGAACATCTCGGACGATGTGAGGCGTTCACGCGCGCACGACGCTGCCGAGCGGCCGTCAAGCGGTGCGCTGACGCGGCTCGGCGCGATGATCAGAGGTAGAACGGAAGCCCTGCACCCATGCCGACAAGCATACGGCAGCGTGAGTCTTTTTGGTTGCTATAGCCACCAAAAAGACTCACGCGCCCGGGCGCTGGTCGGGGGGTAGCTGGCACGCGGGCGTCGTTCCGGGGAGCCGCGAGCGGTTCGCGGCGACGATGCGGTAGACGAGCGCGGCGAAGGAACGCACCACCGGCAGTGCGAGCACCCGCCCCACGAGGGAGACGGGGAAACGCGCACTGCGCAACAGATCGGCGACCGCTGCCGCACCCCCGGAGACGCGGCCGTCCGTGCCCACCCAGACGACCTCCCGTTCCGCGCGGGCGCAGGTCGTGCCGAGCGCCGCGAGATCGGCGGTCTGCCACGGCGTCACCCGAACCCGGACCGGTATCCGCTCGACCAGCCGGACGCTGCGAGTGCAGAACCCACAGTCACCGTCGTAGATCAGCACGGGCGTCGTGTTCATTCGACACTCCCCACGGGTCGCGTTCACCGACGAGTGTCCTCGCATGAGCACAGCGAAGCGCGCTGCCGCCGGCACCGCACCAGCGACGGTTCCCCCGTCGACCAGCTCAGTCCAGGTCGTCGTGGCCCATGAGCTGCCGTCCCGCCTCGGTGAGCGAACCGGACAGGGACGGATACACCGAGAAGGTGTTGGCGAGGTTGTCGACCGTGATCTGATTCTGCACCGCCAGGGCGATCGGCAGGATCAGTTCACTGGCGTTCGGCGCGACGACGACACCACCCACGACTACGCCGGTCGCGGGACGGCAGAAGACCTTGAGGAAGCCGCGCCGCAGGCCTTCCATCTTGGCACGCGGGTTGCCCGCCAGCGGCAGCGTGACCGTGCGCGCCGGGACTTCGCCGGAGTCGATGGCCTGCTGGCTGATGCCGACGGTGGCGATCTCGGGATGGGTGAAGATGTTCGCCGCGACCGTCTTGAGCTTGATCGGTGCGACGCCCTGACCGAGTGCGTGCCACATCGCGATGCGCCCCTGCATTGCCGCGACGGACGCCAGCAACAACAGGCCCGTGCAGTCCCCGGACGCGTACACGCCGGGAACGGAGGTGCGGGAGACACGGTCGACCGGGATGTAGCCGCTGCGATCGGTCTCGATCCCCACTCGGTCGAGCCCGATGTCCTCGGTGTTCGGCACCGAGCCGACGGTCATCAGCGCGTGGCTGGCCTCGACGGTGCGGCCGTCGGCGAGGTGCACGACCACGCCGCCGTCGACGCGTTCGATGCGCTCGGCACGAGCGTGCTGGACGACCGCGGTGCCGCGCTCGGCGAACACGTCTTCGAGGACCTTGGCCGCGTCGGCGTCCTCGTGCGGCAGCACCCGATCGCGACTGGAGACCATGGTCACCTTGACGCCCATCTCGGTGTAGGCCGACGCGAACTCGACGCCGGTGACCCCGGAGCCGATCACCGCGAGGTGTTCCGGCAGGTCGGGCAGGTCGTAGAGCTGCCGCCAGTTGAGAATCCGCACCCCGTCGGGTTCGGCTCCCGGCAGAACACGGGGCGTGGCACCGGTGCCGATCACGACCACGTCGGCGGTGAGCTCCTCGTAGCCGCCGGCGCAGAGGTCGATGCCGATCTGATGCTGGGCGAGACCGGGAGACTCGTTGGTGAACCGGGCGCGGCCGGGGACGATGCGGACCCCTTCGCGGCGAACCCGCGTGCGGATGTCGGCCGACTGCGCGAGGGCGAGTCCCTTGACCCTGCCGTGGACGACGGCGACGTCCGGATCGGAGTCGGTCTCCTTGGTGCGGATGCCGAGTTCCTTGGCGTCCCGGAAAGCCGATCGGGCTCCGGCCGAGGCGATGAACGTCTTCGACGGCACGCAGTCGTAGAGCACGCAGGCGCCGCCGAGCCCTTCCGGTTCGACGAGCGTCACGTCCGCGCCGTGCTGCGCTGCGACCAGGGCCGCCTCGTACCCTGCCGGCCCGCCTCCCATGATCACGATGCGGGTCACTGCGCGTTCCTCCTGGGGGTTCGAACCTTGTGGGCCGCGACAACCGTACGCCGCGCCGTCGCCGGTCAGGGCGGGTGGTGCCGCTGGATCGAGTGATCTGTGTCCCCCTCGTGACGCGGTCCACCCCGACAGCACCCGCCGCGGTGGTTAGGCTGTGAGCGTGCCGCTGTACGCCGCCTACGGATCCAACATGGATCCTGCCCAGATGTCGGACCGCGCCCCGCATTCCCCGATGGCCGGAACGGGGTGGTTGCTGAACTGGCGGCTGACCTTCGGCGGCGAGGACTACGGCTGGGAAGGCGCACTCGCCACGATCGTCGAGCACGACGGCTCGCAGGTGTTCACCGTGCTCTACGACGTCAGCCCGGAGGACGAGCGGCAGCTCGACCGCTGGGAGGGCTCGGAACTGGGGATGCACAAGAAGCTGCGACTGCGGGTGCAGACCCTGGACGGGCCGGTGCTGGCGTGGATGTACGTGCTGGACGCCTACGAGGGCGGGCTGCCGTCCGCGCGCTACCTGGGTGTCGTGGCCGACGCGGCGGAGGCCGCCGGTGCTCCCGCCGACTACGTCGAGAAGCTGCGGACCCGCCCTTGCGGGAACATCGGCCCCTGATCCGGCGCTCACGCCGCACCTGAGAGTTCACTCGGCACCGGTGGTCGGCGCGCGAGGATGTCGGCGGCGGTTGAACCGGGTACCCAAGCCAATGCGAGCAGGCCGCTCGCTTGTCGCGTCCCTCTCCGGTCCCGACGCTGTGCGATCCGGTGCCGTACCGCTGCCCGCAAGCGCGACACTCCCTCCGGTGGGAGGAGAGTGAACGCGTCCTCCAGGCAGGCCAGTGCCGCACGTGACTCACCCGCACACAGGACGTCGGTGAGAGCGACGTCCAGCGCCTGCACCCGTAAGCCGTCGAGTTCCTGCACTTCGGCCTCTCGCACCCAGCCTTGGTGCACCACGAGGCCGGTCCTCGATCGATGCTGACGGTCGTAGGGAACGAGCACGTGCACGCGAGCGCTGTCGATGCTGCGGCAGCCGTGCATCGCGAGGGCGGTGAACCCGCAGAGCACGGATTGC
Coding sequences within it:
- a CDS encoding macrolide family glycosyltransferase; protein product: MNTQNAYRTKNPAHIAFMNIPGHGHVNPGLGLVSALVERGHRVTYAVPKAFAPQVVEAGAEHVGYTSLLPTGEKGDEWTDDMVEASNMFLDEAIQVVPQLDAAYEGDRPDLVVHDIGAQHAPVLAEKWGVPSLSMSPTHLPFEGFEDVFGIDEQAPGMAEFRARFRAFLDSYGSALTYESMITPSRSLATIPRSFQYYADRVQGDVTFVGPMLTERAFQGDWQPPQDRPVLLVSLGSAYTNKPEFFRDCVRAFADSGWHVVLVVGKHVEPEEIGPLPSTVEVHRWVPQLRILTHADAFITHSGMGGTMEAMYCGVPQIGVGWVSEQFANAARVEELGLGKHVPLPEATPEALRSALEYVSSDVDVQRRVAAMREEILASGGIRTAVDVLESELAS
- a CDS encoding gamma-glutamylcyclotransferase family protein, with product MPLYAAYGSNMDPAQMSDRAPHSPMAGTGWLLNWRLTFGGEDYGWEGALATIVEHDGSQVFTVLYDVSPEDERQLDRWEGSELGMHKKLRLRVQTLDGPVLAWMYVLDAYEGGLPSARYLGVVADAAEAAGAPADYVEKLRTRPCGNIGP
- a CDS encoding GNAT family N-acetyltransferase encodes the protein MDTPREKLHHDGVDLRRWEHSDVDEALRVVTESHDHLTPWMAWANGYGHDKAVEFLSRSDECWREGRAFSYAILSGQGAIIGACELMARIGAGGLEIGYWLHPRHTGHGVMTRAVAALIDEAWRIGADHVEIVHDEANIASGAIPRRLGFTEVDRRSPPQQPVTSAEVGVDVVWRLTR
- a CDS encoding thiol-disulfide oxidoreductase DCC family protein; protein product: MNTTPVLIYDGDCGFCTRSVRLVERIPVRVRVTPWQTADLAALGTTCARAEREVVWVGTDGRVSGGAAAVADLLRSARFPVSLVGRVLALPVVRSFAALVYRIVAANRSRLPGTTPACQLPPDQRPGA
- a CDS encoding NAD(P)H-quinone dehydrogenase translates to MTRIVIMGGGPAGYEAALVAAQHGADVTLVEPEGLGGACVLYDCVPSKTFIASAGARSAFRDAKELGIRTKETDSDPDVAVVHGRVKGLALAQSADIRTRVRREGVRIVPGRARFTNESPGLAQHQIGIDLCAGGYEELTADVVVIGTGATPRVLPGAEPDGVRILNWRQLYDLPDLPEHLAVIGSGVTGVEFASAYTEMGVKVTMVSSRDRVLPHEDADAAKVLEDVFAERGTAVVQHARAERIERVDGGVVVHLADGRTVEASHALMTVGSVPNTEDIGLDRVGIETDRSGYIPVDRVSRTSVPGVYASGDCTGLLLLASVAAMQGRIAMWHALGQGVAPIKLKTVAANIFTHPEIATVGISQQAIDSGEVPARTVTLPLAGNPRAKMEGLRRGFLKVFCRPATGVVVGGVVVAPNASELILPIALAVQNQITVDNLANTFSVYPSLSGSLTEAGRQLMGHDDLD